The following nucleotide sequence is from Thermotoga sp..
TTACCTCTATCTCAACCTCACTGGACACAGCTTCGTTGCTCACACCGTAGGGCTTTACAACTGGCATTTTCGCACCTTTCAGGGTGTATTTGAACCCGCTGAGACTCACCCCTTCCGCATCGGAACCAAGAGGTAGTATGGACCATTTCTCACCCGGCCTAGCGGGAAGAACTTTCTTTCCCTCCACATAGCCAATCACCAGATTTTCCGATTCAAGAACGGTGTTCTTGAATCGCTTCAACAGATAAAAAAGGGCGAGGATCATGTCCAGACGATCACCCTGCCACCCAAAGACAACCTTTTCCTCACTCTCAAACTGCTGAAGCGCAAGTTCCAGGTCTATCTCGTCTTTCTCCCTTGGAAACAACTTCATCTCCACTCCGTGGTTTTTCAGCCATTCCATCGTTTCTCCCGATACCGAATCAGCATCCCCAATAAAGATATCTGGAGCGATGCCTTTTGATCTCAAAAAGTTCGCTCCACCGTCCACTGCCACCACCCTGTCACATCGCGAGAGATCCATCTCTCCACCGTAGCGGCCGTTCGCAAATATACACACCATTCGAGAACTCCTCCTCAAGTAGGCCTGTTATAATTCTATCAGGAGGCGGTGATTTTTTCATGAAAGATCTTCCTGGAAACGTCTTTGTTCGTGTTGAAAACGGAAAAGTCGTCGAAATAAAACTAGGAAGCGATGAAACGAACTGCCCGGAGGAAGTGAAGAAAGAGTTAGAAGAGTACTTTTCAGGCAGGAGAAGGGAATTTTCTTTCCCGGTTGAGATCAGAGGTACTCCTTTTCAAAAGAGGGTCTGGGAAGAAGTCAGGAAGATTCCGTACGGTGAGACACGAACCTACAGAGAAATAGCAGAGAAGATCAACACCTCCCCAAGGGCGATCGGTCAAGCCCTCGCAAAGAATCCGCTCCCTCTCTACATACCATGCCATCGTGTGGTTTCAAAACGAGGTCTTGGAGGATTCAGTGCAGGTGTCGAGTGGAAGAGATTTTTGATCGATCTGGAGAGAGGTAAGAGATGAAAAGGTTCCTTGTATCTTTTTTGATCTCCGCTACACTCGTATTCTCAGTACTTTGGGGCCTCTATTTCTTCTTCACAAAGAATCTGCCACCGCCTGAAAGCAAACTCGTGCCAACTTTCAGGATATTCTACAGTGACGGAACACCTCTTTTCATTTCCAGAAACATTTGGATAGATCTTTCAAACGTGCCGAAGAGTTTTGTGAACCTTCTTTTGACTTCTGAAGACGAAGATTTTTACAAACATCCCGGATTCGATCTGAAGGGTTTCATGAGGGCGATCTTGGTGGATATAAAAACCTTGAGCTTTTCACAGGGAGGAAGCACCCTCACACAGCAACTGGCGAGAACCCTCTACCTTTCCATGGACAAGTCCATCGTCAGAAAACTGAAAGAGATCTTCATCTCACTCTGGCTCGAGCGGATAAGAACGAAGGATGAGATTCTCGAGATGTACATAAATTCTGTTTACATGGGAAATGGCATCTATGGGTTCCAAACGGCGGCGCGCTATTATTTCGGAAAGAACCTGTGGGAACTTTCTGAACCGGAAATGGCTGTCCTTGTGGCTCTGATCAAGTCTCCTGAGAACTTCAATCCCATGAAAAATCCAGGGATTTCTAAGAAGAGAGCGAGGATCGTTCTGGAGAGGATGCTCTCGGAAAAGAAGATCGATCTTCAAACATATCAGCGCTACGTCGAAGAACTCTCAAAGCTAAAATTCCAACCACACCAGCTCACGGTGGATGAAGAACTCTTTTGGAGAGTCGTAAGGGAAGCTCGAAGAGCGGGGTTTAACCTGGACGAACTCAGACACGGTTACAAGGTGTTCCTTACGCTAGACAAAGACCTACAGAAAAAGGCTTTCAGGACCATCCAGGATGAGAAGACCGCCCTCGTTGGTGTAAAGACGAAGACGGGCGAGATAGTAGCTTACCGGGGAATCGGAATCGAGTATGGAACGGGCTGGAGACAAGTTGGATCCGCCATAAAACCCCTGTACTACTACTACGCCCTCTTGAAGGGAATGAATCCTTCGGACCTTTTGATCGATCTTCCCATCAAGGTAGGAGACTGGGAACCAGAGAACTTCGATAGAAGATACAAGGGAGTAGTCAGTTTCGAAAACGCCGTCGTGGAATCTAGGAACATACCATCTGTGTTGCTTTACTCGTATATGCAACCGGAGAACGTGAAATCTTTCATCACAGAAGTACTAGGACTGAGGACCAGATATCCGGACGATCTCACGGCTGCCCTTGGAACCGTTGAAACGTCGCCGGAAGAATTGGTGAAAGTGTATTCTGCTGTGTTCAACGGAGGAGTTGTCCTGGAACCTTACATCATAGACAGAATAGCAGACAGGAACGGGAGAGTCGTTTACAAGGGGTATCCAAAAGTCGTATCGATCGTACCTTCTTTTGTGAGGACCCCACAGGAAGCAAGTGAGATCATGAAGTGGATCATGAAAGAAGTTGTGGAAAGGGGAACGGGCGCTCGAGCCAAAGTGTATGGAAAAACGATTGCAGGAAAGACGGGAACATCAGAAAACAACGCCTGGTTCATCGGGGGAGATGATGAGTACGTTGTTGCTCTGGTAAAAGACGGGAAGGGTCTTCTAGGTGGAAAGGATTGTGCTCCCGCCTGGAGGGAGATCGTGTCGAGTTGGAAGAACTTCAAAGGTTCTCTCACATACAGAGAAGTACGTGGGGAGAAAAAACTTGTGATCGACGATCGAATCATAGATTACATCGATTACGGTGAGCTCGTTGAACTCCTGAATAGAGGAAATATTGACCTAGAGAGGATCGTGGAGATCCTCAGGTTCATGGATTACAGTCATCAGATAGAGTTCCTCTCGAAAATGAACACGGTGGATCCGGTTCTGTCACTTGAGATCTGGAAGAGATTCTTGAGGGAAGGGGGATGAAGTATGGTTGTGTTCAAGGAGCCAGGAAAGTTGAACACGAGAAAGACCTTGGAGATAGCAATCGAAAGAGCACGAAAAATCCCTTCCAAGAAACTTCTGATAGCTTCCGTAACAGGGTACAGTGCGAAAATGGCAGTAGAAATGGCAAGGGAGTTGGAACTCATTGTGGTAACACACCACACTGGATTCAAAGAACCGGACACGCAGGAGTTCGATGAGAACACAAGAAAACTCCTGAAGGAGAAAGGCCACGAAGTTCTTACCGCCACTCACGCCCTTTCCGCCGGAGAAAGAGGCCTCAGAAGGAAGTTCGGAGGCATCTACCCTTTGGAGATCATAGCGAATACCTTGAGAATGTTCAGCGAAGGCGTAAAAGTGGCCGTAGAGATATCTTTGATGGCGGCTGATGCAGGTCTTGTGAAAACCTCAGAATTGGTAGTGGCCTGTGGTGGTACTGAAAGCGGTCTCGATTCTGCCGTTGTTATAAAACCGGCGAATTCTTCTAATCTTTTCGATTTGAAGATTGTTGAGCTCCTGTGCATGCCTTCGAACATCTGAGTTTCAAGTCTTGAACGAGTTGCTTTATTTCCTGTACCTCTTCCGAGCTCATTCCGTGTTTCCACCAGAACGGAAGGACCGTGTTGTTCAAAAGAGCCGGATCAACGTCTGGATCCAGCTTCCTTTCTTTGACGAGTTTTTTCCAGTCTTCCGTACCTGGAATGGGAGTGTACTCGTTCACTGACACACCAATTCCCTCATTCAAACAAACTTTTACGGCTTCCAGCACGTCTTCTTTCGTCTGGCCAGGCAT
It contains:
- a CDS encoding thiamine diphosphokinase; the encoded protein is MVCIFANGRYGGEMDLSRCDRVVAVDGGANFLRSKGIAPDIFIGDADSVSGETMEWLKNHGVEMKLFPREKDEIDLELALQQFESEEKVVFGWQGDRLDMILALFYLLKRFKNTVLESENLVIGYVEGKKVLPARPGEKWSILPLGSDAEGVSLSGFKYTLKGAKMPVVKPYGVSNEAVSSEVEIEVKTGGVIFFRWKKEPL
- a CDS encoding methylated-DNA--[protein]-cysteine S-methyltransferase; protein product: MKDLPGNVFVRVENGKVVEIKLGSDETNCPEEVKKELEEYFSGRRREFSFPVEIRGTPFQKRVWEEVRKIPYGETRTYREIAEKINTSPRAIGQALAKNPLPLYIPCHRVVSKRGLGGFSAGVEWKRFLIDLERGKR
- a CDS encoding transglycosylase domain-containing protein, whose protein sequence is MKRFLVSFLISATLVFSVLWGLYFFFTKNLPPPESKLVPTFRIFYSDGTPLFISRNIWIDLSNVPKSFVNLLLTSEDEDFYKHPGFDLKGFMRAILVDIKTLSFSQGGSTLTQQLARTLYLSMDKSIVRKLKEIFISLWLERIRTKDEILEMYINSVYMGNGIYGFQTAARYYFGKNLWELSEPEMAVLVALIKSPENFNPMKNPGISKKRARIVLERMLSEKKIDLQTYQRYVEELSKLKFQPHQLTVDEELFWRVVREARRAGFNLDELRHGYKVFLTLDKDLQKKAFRTIQDEKTALVGVKTKTGEIVAYRGIGIEYGTGWRQVGSAIKPLYYYYALLKGMNPSDLLIDLPIKVGDWEPENFDRRYKGVVSFENAVVESRNIPSVLLYSYMQPENVKSFITEVLGLRTRYPDDLTAALGTVETSPEELVKVYSAVFNGGVVLEPYIIDRIADRNGRVVYKGYPKVVSIVPSFVRTPQEASEIMKWIMKEVVERGTGARAKVYGKTIAGKTGTSENNAWFIGGDDEYVVALVKDGKGLLGGKDCAPAWREIVSSWKNFKGSLTYREVRGEKKLVIDDRIIDYIDYGELVELLNRGNIDLERIVEILRFMDYSHQIEFLSKMNTVDPVLSLEIWKRFLREGG
- a CDS encoding pyruvate kinase alpha/beta domain-containing protein codes for the protein MVVFKEPGKLNTRKTLEIAIERARKIPSKKLLIASVTGYSAKMAVEMARELELIVVTHHTGFKEPDTQEFDENTRKLLKEKGHEVLTATHALSAGERGLRRKFGGIYPLEIIANTLRMFSEGVKVAVEISLMAADAGLVKTSELVVACGGTESGLDSAVVIKPANSSNLFDLKIVELLCMPSNI